One Bacillus sp. BGMRC 2118 genomic window carries:
- a CDS encoding IS110 family transposase codes for MDVIIERACGLDVHKDSITACIMTSEGKEVRTFSTKTIFLLELIDWIKEQRCSHVAMESTSVYWKPIVNLLEAEGIEFLVVNAQHMKSLPGRKTDVKDAEWIAQLLRHGLLKASFIPNRTQRELRELVRYRRSIIEERARQHNRIQKVLEGANIKLGSVVSDIMGVSAKDMLHAIAEGEDDPEKLSNLARRTMKKKKDELELALRGYVNPHQRLMLKTILTHIDFLTEQIVLLDKEIAERVSKYQEDIERLDSIPGIATRMAEQILAEIGPDVGSQFPTAAHLCSWAALVPGHNESAGKRKSSRTKKGNKYLRSALTEAAQSVRGSKNYLGALYRRTAGRKGKKRAAIVVAHAMLRIAYYLLTRKEMYIDLGEDYFDKQRQVSIVRHSVRRLENLGYTVTISDAS; via the coding sequence ATGGATGTAATCATTGAAAGAGCCTGCGGGCTGGATGTCCATAAGGACAGTATTACTGCCTGCATCATGACATCTGAAGGAAAGGAGGTTCGAACATTTTCAACTAAAACGATCTTTCTCCTGGAGCTAATCGACTGGATTAAGGAACAAAGATGCAGTCACGTTGCGATGGAAAGTACAAGTGTTTACTGGAAACCGATCGTAAATCTTTTGGAAGCTGAAGGTATTGAATTTCTCGTAGTCAATGCACAACACATGAAATCCCTTCCTGGTCGCAAGACCGACGTGAAGGATGCCGAGTGGATTGCCCAATTACTAAGACACGGACTTCTAAAGGCTAGCTTCATCCCTAACCGGACGCAACGGGAGCTTAGGGAACTGGTGCGTTACCGCCGAAGCATTATTGAGGAACGTGCCCGGCAACACAATCGGATACAGAAGGTCCTTGAAGGAGCGAATATTAAACTCGGATCTGTGGTTTCCGACATCATGGGTGTTTCGGCAAAGGACATGCTTCACGCAATCGCAGAGGGCGAAGACGACCCTGAAAAACTATCAAACTTGGCACGTAGAACGATGAAAAAGAAGAAAGATGAACTTGAGCTGGCTCTTCGAGGCTATGTAAATCCGCATCAACGATTGATGCTCAAGACAATTTTAACTCACATTGATTTTCTTACTGAACAGATAGTGTTGCTCGACAAAGAAATCGCCGAGAGAGTCAGTAAATATCAGGAAGATATCGAACGACTCGATTCTATCCCTGGCATAGCCACAAGGATGGCTGAACAAATACTTGCCGAGATTGGTCCCGATGTGGGATCCCAGTTTCCTACTGCGGCACATTTATGTTCCTGGGCTGCATTGGTTCCTGGACATAATGAAAGTGCTGGGAAGCGGAAATCGTCAAGAACCAAAAAAGGAAACAAGTATCTCCGTTCTGCATTAACTGAAGCAGCCCAATCAGTTAGGGGTTCAAAAAACTACCTCGGTGCCCTATACAGGCGGACAGCCGGCCGAAAAGGAAAGAAACGTGCAGCTATTGTAGTGGCACATGCGATGTTGCGTATCGCTTATTACCTTCTCACCAGAAAAGAAATGTACATTGATTTAGGTGAAGACTACTTTGACAAGCAGAGACAAGTTTCCATTGTTCGGCATTCAGTTCGAAGACTCGAGAACTTAGGATATACCGTAACCATTTCGGA